One Stenotrophomonas oahuensis genomic region harbors:
- a CDS encoding TatD family hydrolase: MQLIDIGANLTHDSFDRDRDAVLERARAAGVVQMVITGASREHSPMALELARQHPGFLYATAGVHPHHAVEYTDECDAEMRALHAHAEVVAVGECGLDYFRDFSPRPAQHRAFERQLQLAAETGKPLFLHQRDAHADFMAQMKNFEGRLGPAVVHCFTGERQDLFDYLDQDWYVGITGWLCDERRGAHLRELVKHVPANRLMIETDAPYLLPRTLKPMPKDRRNEPMFLSHIVEELARDRGEDVVVTAANATAATRAFFRLPDAG, from the coding sequence ATGCAGCTGATCGATATCGGTGCCAACCTCACCCACGACTCCTTCGACCGTGACCGCGACGCGGTGCTGGAGCGCGCACGCGCGGCCGGTGTGGTGCAGATGGTGATCACCGGGGCCAGCCGCGAGCATTCGCCGATGGCGCTGGAACTGGCCCGCCAGCACCCGGGTTTCCTGTACGCCACCGCCGGCGTGCACCCGCACCACGCGGTGGAATACACCGACGAATGCGACGCCGAGATGCGCGCGCTGCATGCACATGCGGAAGTAGTGGCGGTTGGCGAGTGCGGGCTGGACTATTTCCGCGATTTTTCGCCGCGCCCCGCGCAGCACCGCGCCTTCGAGCGCCAGTTGCAGCTGGCTGCCGAGACCGGCAAACCGCTGTTCCTGCACCAGCGCGACGCGCATGCCGATTTCATGGCGCAGATGAAGAACTTCGAAGGCCGCCTCGGCCCGGCGGTGGTGCATTGCTTCACCGGCGAGCGCCAGGATCTGTTCGATTACCTGGACCAGGACTGGTACGTCGGCATCACCGGCTGGCTGTGCGACGAGCGCCGCGGCGCGCACCTGCGCGAGCTGGTGAAGCACGTGCCGGCCAATCGATTGATGATTGAAACCGACGCGCCGTATCTGCTGCCGCGTACGTTGAAGCCGATGCCGAAGGATCGGCGGAATGAGCCGATGTTCCTGTCGCACATCGTGGAAGAGCTGGCGCGCGATCGTGGCGAGGATGTGGTGGTGACGGCGGCGAATGCTACGGCCGCTACGCGTGCGTTCTTCCGGCTGCCCGACGCCGGTTGA
- the hrpB gene encoding ATP-dependent helicase HrpB, whose amino-acid sequence MRTPVFPIAEQLPAILNALGSHTRLVLEAPPGAGKTTQVPLALLDASWLQGKKIIMLEPRRVAARSAAQFMARQLGEDVGETVGYRIRFENKVSARTRVEVVTEGILTRMLQDDPLLEGVGALLFDEFHERHLAADLGLALSLDVQAQLRDDLRIVVMSATLDGERLAQFLDAPRISSAGRSYPVSISHFPARREEALEAQVRRAVEQALREHPGDVLVFLPGQREINRALAALDSVLPAEVQLLPLHGELPVDQQSRVLQPDPIGQRRVVLATNVAESSVTLPGVRVVIDAGLAREPRYDPNSGFARLDVVPIAQASADQRAGRAGRVAEGWAWRLWPQSQRLEAQRRPEMAQVELASLALELAAWGSDDLRFVDTPPVGALAAARELLQRLGALSDGGGLTALGRRMLALGTHPRLAAMLLSAGAGTEQALACDLAALVEARDPLRQGGDALAARWRALAAFRQGRAPHDANRGALAAIDAASKQWRRRLRCDTAPPGSVEAHQLGDLLAHAFPDRIAARHPTDPLRYLLANGRSARLFDPSDLRGEPWLVAVELRFEARDALLLRAAPVDETRLRRDFPQRFVQEDVVRWDGDKRALVALRETRFDRIVLDSRSAGRVDPAQAAQALTDAVRELGLQALPWTDGLRQWQARTVGLRHWMPELELPDVSDAALLAALSEWLTPAFNGKTRLDALDESTLGEALKSPLPWALRQRVDQLAPVRMAVPSGMERALHYALEADGVTPQPPVLAVKLQELFGLADTPRIADGRVPLTLHLLSPGGRPLQVTQDLRNFWANTYAEVKKEMKGRYPKHPWPDDPWTATATHRAKPRGT is encoded by the coding sequence ATGCGTACGCCTGTTTTCCCCATTGCCGAGCAGCTGCCGGCCATTCTGAACGCCCTCGGCAGCCACACCCGCCTGGTGCTGGAAGCCCCGCCCGGCGCGGGCAAGACCACCCAGGTGCCGCTGGCGCTGCTGGACGCGTCGTGGCTGCAGGGGAAGAAGATCATCATGCTGGAGCCGCGCCGGGTGGCGGCGCGCAGTGCGGCGCAGTTCATGGCCCGCCAGCTGGGTGAGGACGTGGGCGAGACGGTGGGCTACCGCATCCGCTTCGAGAACAAGGTATCCGCACGCACCCGGGTGGAAGTGGTTACCGAAGGCATCCTGACCCGCATGCTGCAGGACGACCCACTGCTGGAAGGCGTGGGCGCGCTGCTGTTCGATGAATTCCATGAGCGCCATCTGGCAGCGGACCTTGGGTTGGCACTGTCATTGGACGTGCAGGCGCAGCTGCGGGACGACCTGCGCATTGTGGTGATGTCGGCCACGCTGGATGGCGAGCGGCTGGCGCAGTTTCTGGATGCGCCGCGCATCAGCAGTGCGGGCCGCAGCTATCCGGTGTCGATCAGCCATTTCCCGGCACGGCGCGAGGAGGCGCTGGAGGCGCAGGTGCGGCGCGCGGTGGAACAGGCGCTGCGCGAGCATCCGGGCGATGTGCTGGTGTTCCTGCCCGGGCAGCGTGAGATCAACCGCGCACTGGCGGCGCTGGATTCGGTGCTTCCGGCTGAGGTGCAGCTGCTGCCGCTGCACGGCGAACTGCCGGTAGACCAGCAGAGCCGCGTGCTGCAGCCCGACCCGATCGGGCAGCGCCGGGTGGTGCTGGCCACCAACGTGGCCGAGTCCTCGGTCACCCTGCCGGGGGTGCGGGTGGTGATTGATGCGGGGCTGGCGCGCGAGCCGCGCTATGACCCCAACAGCGGCTTCGCGCGGCTGGACGTGGTGCCGATCGCACAGGCTTCGGCCGACCAGCGCGCCGGCCGTGCCGGGCGCGTGGCCGAGGGCTGGGCGTGGCGGCTGTGGCCGCAGTCGCAGCGGCTGGAGGCACAGCGCCGGCCGGAGATGGCCCAGGTGGAACTGGCCTCGCTGGCGCTGGAGCTGGCCGCCTGGGGCAGCGATGACCTGCGCTTCGTCGACACGCCGCCGGTGGGCGCGCTGGCGGCGGCGCGGGAACTGCTGCAGCGGCTGGGCGCGCTGAGCGATGGCGGCGGCCTCACCGCACTGGGCCGGCGCATGCTGGCGCTGGGCACGCACCCGCGACTGGCGGCGATGCTGCTGTCGGCGGGGGCCGGCACTGAGCAGGCGCTCGCCTGCGACCTCGCTGCGCTGGTGGAAGCGCGCGACCCGCTGCGCCAGGGCGGTGATGCCTTGGCAGCGCGCTGGCGGGCGCTGGCAGCGTTCCGTCAGGGCCGGGCACCGCACGATGCCAATCGCGGTGCGCTGGCCGCCATTGATGCCGCCAGCAAGCAGTGGCGACGCCGGCTGCGCTGCGACACCGCCCCGCCCGGCTCGGTGGAGGCACACCAGCTCGGCGACCTGCTGGCGCATGCCTTCCCGGACCGGATTGCCGCCCGCCATCCCACCGATCCGCTGCGCTACCTGCTGGCCAACGGCCGCAGCGCGCGCCTGTTCGACCCCAGCGACCTGCGCGGCGAGCCGTGGCTGGTGGCGGTGGAACTGCGCTTCGAGGCACGCGATGCACTGCTGCTGCGCGCCGCCCCGGTGGACGAAACCCGCCTGCGCCGCGACTTCCCGCAGCGCTTCGTGCAGGAAGATGTGGTGCGCTGGGACGGCGACAAGCGGGCGCTGGTGGCGCTGCGCGAGACCCGCTTCGACCGCATCGTGCTGGACAGCCGTTCCGCCGGGCGGGTGGATCCGGCACAGGCCGCACAGGCGCTGACCGACGCGGTGCGCGAACTCGGCCTGCAGGCACTGCCGTGGACCGACGGGCTGCGCCAATGGCAAGCGCGAACCGTGGGGCTGCGCCACTGGATGCCGGAACTGGAGCTGCCCGATGTGTCCGACGCGGCGTTGCTGGCGGCGCTGTCCGAGTGGCTGACCCCGGCCTTCAACGGCAAAACCCGGCTGGATGCGCTGGATGAGAGCACGCTGGGCGAAGCGCTGAAGTCGCCGCTGCCGTGGGCACTGCGGCAACGCGTGGACCAGCTGGCTCCGGTACGGATGGCAGTGCCCTCGGGCATGGAGCGGGCCCTTCATTACGCACTGGAGGCAGATGGCGTCACCCCGCAGCCGCCGGTGCTGGCGGTGAAGCTGCAGGAGCTGTTCGGGCTGGCCGACACCCCGCGCATTGCCGACGGCCGCGTGCCGCTGACCCTGCACCTGCTGTCACCCGGCGGGCGGCCGCTGCAGGTGACCCAGGACCTGCGCAACTTCTGGGCCAACACTTATGCGGAAGTCAAAAAGGAAATGAAGGGGCGGTATCCCAAGCATCCGTGGCCGGATGACCCGTGGACCGCCACCGCCACGCATCGCGCCAAGCCGCGCGGGACGTAG
- a CDS encoding pseudouridine synthase, with the protein MLIAFNKPFNVLCQFTDRSQPPRATLAGFGLPPDVYAAGRLDYDSEGLLLLTDDGRLANRLTDPKHKEAKTYWVQVEGTVTDEALQSLRRGVQLNDGPTLPAGVEILEAPSLWERVPPVRFRKTVPDAWLAITLREGRNRQVRRMTAAVGLPTLRLVRVSMGPHRLDDLQPGQWRQID; encoded by the coding sequence ATGCTCATCGCCTTCAACAAACCCTTCAACGTGCTGTGCCAGTTCACCGACCGCAGCCAACCGCCGCGCGCGACCCTGGCCGGGTTCGGCCTGCCGCCTGACGTCTATGCGGCAGGGCGGCTGGACTACGACAGCGAAGGCCTGCTGCTGCTCACCGACGATGGCCGCCTGGCCAACCGCCTGACCGACCCGAAGCACAAGGAAGCCAAGACCTACTGGGTGCAGGTGGAAGGCACGGTGACCGATGAGGCCCTGCAGAGCCTGCGCCGCGGTGTGCAGCTCAACGACGGCCCGACCCTGCCGGCCGGCGTGGAGATCCTGGAAGCCCCGTCACTGTGGGAGCGCGTCCCGCCGGTTCGCTTCCGCAAGACTGTGCCCGATGCGTGGCTGGCGATCACCCTGCGCGAGGGGCGCAATCGCCAGGTACGGCGCATGACCGCCGCCGTCGGGCTGCCCACCCTGCGCCTGGTGCGCGTTTCCATGGGCCCGCATCGTCTGGATGACCTGCAGCCCGGCCAATGGCGGCAGATCGACTGA
- a CDS encoding class I SAM-dependent methyltransferase: MKARSLSCACLFTVSTLLLAAPAMAIKPAGANAQPAITPAVQAAVDGKGRTPANVQRDAYRHPAQTLSFFGVEPGKTVVEITPGGGWYSEILAPLLRDKGTYVAAVVDPMAVAEGRGRDYQQRGLDSLSKKFADTPALFDKTQVVKYDPKAPVFGAPGSADVVLTFRNVHNWRSAGQAEGMFKGFYNVLKPGGVLGVVEHRAKADVPADDKSGYVGQAQVIALAKAAGFELAGSSEINTNPRDTKDYPNGVWTLPPSNNHDAADAAKYKAIGESDRMTLRFVKR; this comes from the coding sequence ATGAAAGCCCGTTCGCTCAGCTGTGCCTGCCTGTTCACCGTGTCCACGCTGCTGCTGGCCGCCCCTGCCATGGCAATCAAGCCGGCCGGTGCCAACGCGCAGCCGGCCATCACCCCCGCCGTGCAGGCCGCCGTTGACGGCAAGGGCCGCACCCCGGCCAATGTGCAGCGCGATGCCTATCGCCACCCGGCGCAGACGCTGTCGTTCTTCGGCGTGGAGCCGGGCAAGACCGTGGTCGAAATCACCCCGGGCGGCGGCTGGTACTCCGAGATCCTGGCCCCGCTGCTGCGCGACAAGGGCACTTACGTGGCCGCCGTGGTCGACCCGATGGCGGTGGCCGAAGGCCGCGGCCGCGACTACCAGCAGCGTGGTCTGGACAGCCTGAGCAAGAAGTTTGCCGACACCCCGGCGCTGTTCGACAAGACCCAGGTGGTGAAGTACGACCCGAAGGCCCCGGTGTTCGGCGCACCCGGCTCGGCCGATGTGGTGCTGACCTTCCGCAACGTGCACAACTGGCGCAGCGCGGGTCAGGCCGAGGGCATGTTCAAGGGCTTCTACAACGTGCTCAAGCCGGGTGGCGTGCTGGGCGTGGTGGAGCACCGCGCCAAGGCCGATGTGCCGGCCGATGACAAGAGTGGCTATGTGGGTCAGGCGCAGGTGATCGCGTTGGCCAAGGCCGCCGGTTTCGAGCTGGCCGGCAGCAGTGAGATCAACACCAATCCGCGCGACACCAAGGATTACCCGAACGGCGTGTGGACCCTGCCGCCGTCGAACAACCATGACGCCGCCGATGCCGCCAAGTACAAGGCGATTGGTGAGAGCGACCGCATGACCCTGCGCTTTGTGAAGCGTTAG
- a CDS encoding aldo/keto reductase gives MTAARELGRSGLKVAPIAFGGNVFGWGADEKTSFDLLDAFVDAGFNLVDTADAYSAWVPGNQGGESETILGRWFQRSGKRDKVVLATKVAKWAERPGLSADNIAAAVEDSLRRLQTDVIDLYQAHEDDESVPLETTLAAFGRLIEQGKVRAIGASNYSATRLRDALKVSADYKLPRYETLQPEYNLYDRAGYEDGLEAVASEHGLGVISYYSLASGFLTGKYRSADDAGKSASRGSSVVGKYVNPRGLRILEALDDVAASHKATAAQVALAWLIAQPTITAPIVSATSVGQLQDVLAAAKLTLSANELAQLDAASA, from the coding sequence ATGACTGCAGCGCGCGAACTCGGCCGTTCCGGCCTGAAAGTGGCCCCCATCGCGTTCGGCGGCAACGTGTTTGGCTGGGGTGCGGACGAGAAGACCTCGTTCGATCTGCTGGATGCATTCGTTGACGCCGGCTTCAATCTGGTCGACACCGCTGATGCCTACTCGGCCTGGGTTCCGGGCAATCAGGGTGGTGAGTCGGAGACGATTCTAGGCCGCTGGTTCCAGCGCAGCGGCAAGCGCGACAAGGTGGTCCTGGCCACCAAGGTGGCCAAGTGGGCCGAACGCCCCGGGCTTTCCGCCGACAACATCGCGGCTGCGGTGGAGGATTCACTGCGCCGCCTGCAGACCGATGTGATCGACCTGTACCAGGCACACGAAGATGATGAGTCGGTTCCGCTGGAAACCACGTTGGCCGCGTTCGGCCGGTTGATCGAACAGGGCAAGGTGCGTGCGATTGGGGCTTCGAACTACAGTGCCACGCGCCTGCGTGATGCGCTGAAGGTATCAGCGGACTACAAGCTGCCGCGCTATGAAACCCTGCAGCCGGAGTACAACCTGTATGACCGCGCTGGCTATGAGGATGGCCTGGAAGCGGTCGCAAGCGAGCATGGACTCGGCGTGATCAGCTACTACTCGCTGGCCAGCGGCTTCCTTACCGGCAAGTACCGCAGCGCGGATGATGCCGGCAAGAGCGCGTCGCGCGGCAGCAGCGTGGTCGGCAAGTATGTGAACCCGCGCGGGCTGCGCATTCTGGAGGCGCTGGATGATGTGGCCGCTTCGCACAAGGCGACGGCGGCGCAGGTGGCGCTGGCGTGGTTGATTGCGCAACCGACCATCACCGCACCGATTGTGAGTGCTACCAGCGTGGGCCAGCTGCAGGATGTGCTGGCGGCGGCGAAGCTGACGCTGAGTGCGAATGAGTTGGCGCAGTTGGATGCTGCTTCGGCTTGA
- a CDS encoding RtcB family protein, with amino-acid sequence MNTQHTFELLHAEGPTPIKGWVRGVPVDELAQQQLRNIANMPFVGPWVAVMPDVHVGKGATVGSVIPTRGAIIPAAVGVDIGCGMAAVRTTLRAEDLPDNLAQLRSSIERAVPVGNGKGGEHRLLPDSIRSRIERSVLVQGLDAIKQRHRKIRTDKLACQIGTLGGGNHFIEICLDETGAVWVMLHSGSRGTGNLIGTYFIEQAREQLARRVLGFHLPDKDLAFFLQGEPLFDDYVQAVGWAQDYARENREAMMARVLAEMRVRLPKFQLEKLAVNCHHNYVQSETHGGEELLVTRKGAVSARAGELGIIPGSMGTRSYIVRGKGNAESFHSCSHGAGRVLSRSAARQQITLAQHREATAHVECRKDAAVIDESPAAYKSIDAVMAAQSDLVEVVHTLRQVVCIKG; translated from the coding sequence ATGAACACGCAACACACATTTGAACTGCTGCACGCCGAAGGCCCCACGCCCATCAAGGGCTGGGTGCGTGGCGTGCCCGTTGACGAACTTGCCCAGCAGCAGCTGCGCAACATTGCCAACATGCCCTTTGTGGGCCCATGGGTCGCGGTCATGCCTGACGTCCACGTCGGCAAGGGCGCAACTGTGGGCTCGGTGATTCCCACCCGTGGCGCGATCATCCCGGCCGCGGTCGGGGTGGATATCGGCTGCGGCATGGCCGCGGTGCGCACCACGCTGCGCGCCGAAGACCTGCCCGACAATCTGGCCCAGCTGCGCAGCAGCATCGAACGCGCGGTGCCGGTCGGCAACGGCAAGGGTGGCGAGCACCGGCTGTTGCCGGACAGCATCCGCAGCCGGATCGAACGCTCCGTGCTGGTGCAGGGGCTGGATGCGATCAAGCAGCGGCACCGCAAGATCCGCACCGACAAGCTGGCCTGCCAGATCGGTACGCTGGGCGGCGGCAACCACTTCATCGAGATCTGCCTGGACGAAACCGGCGCGGTGTGGGTGATGCTGCACAGCGGTTCACGCGGCACCGGCAACCTGATCGGCACCTACTTCATCGAGCAGGCGCGCGAGCAGCTGGCACGGCGGGTGCTGGGTTTCCATCTGCCGGACAAGGACCTGGCGTTCTTCCTGCAGGGCGAGCCGCTGTTCGACGACTACGTGCAGGCGGTGGGCTGGGCGCAGGACTACGCGCGCGAGAACCGCGAGGCGATGATGGCGCGGGTGCTGGCCGAGATGCGGGTGCGGCTGCCGAAGTTCCAGCTGGAGAAGCTGGCCGTGAACTGCCACCACAACTACGTGCAGAGCGAGACCCACGGCGGCGAGGAACTGCTGGTGACCCGCAAAGGCGCGGTGAGTGCACGTGCCGGCGAGCTGGGGATCATTCCCGGCAGCATGGGCACGCGCAGCTACATCGTGCGGGGCAAGGGCAATGCCGAAAGCTTCCACAGCTGCAGCCACGGTGCCGGCCGGGTGCTCAGCCGCAGCGCGGCGCGGCAGCAGATCACCCTGGCCCAGCACCGCGAGGCCACCGCGCATGTGGAATGCCGAAAGGACGCGGCCGTGATCGACGAGTCGCCAGCGGCGTACAAGTCGATTGATGCGGTGATGGCGGCGCAGAGCGATCTGGTCGAGGTGGTGCACACCTTGCGGCAGGTGGTGTGCATCAAGGGGTGA